Proteins from a single region of Nocardioides anomalus:
- a CDS encoding thymidine kinase — protein sequence MAELQFFTGTMDSGKSTLALQTNHNRAARGLVGRIFTSRDRAGTAMLSSRLGLQHEAIEVDPDFHFWRYVVDELTRGARVDYLICDEAQFYTRDQVDQLAKVVDELQLDVFAFGILTDFRSELFPGSARLVEIADRMHVLQVEALCWCGRRATHNARTENGVMVVEGEVIVVGDVDAADTTDATDATEPPEVAYEVLCRMHHRRRMTAARAHAVALGAEPLPFG from the coding sequence GTGGCCGAGCTCCAGTTCTTCACCGGGACCATGGACTCGGGCAAGAGCACGCTGGCGCTGCAGACCAACCACAACCGCGCGGCCCGCGGCCTGGTCGGCCGGATCTTCACCAGCCGCGACCGCGCCGGCACCGCGATGCTCTCGAGCCGGCTCGGCCTGCAGCACGAGGCGATCGAGGTCGACCCCGACTTCCACTTCTGGCGCTACGTCGTCGACGAGCTGACCCGCGGCGCGCGCGTGGACTACCTCATCTGCGACGAGGCGCAGTTCTACACCCGCGACCAGGTCGACCAGCTGGCCAAGGTCGTCGACGAGCTCCAGCTCGACGTCTTCGCCTTCGGCATCCTCACCGACTTCCGCAGCGAGCTCTTCCCCGGCAGCGCCCGCCTGGTCGAGATCGCCGACCGGATGCACGTCCTGCAGGTCGAGGCGCTGTGCTGGTGCGGGCGCCGCGCCACCCACAACGCCCGCACCGAGAACGGCGTCATGGTGGTCGAGGGCGAGGTCATCGTGGTCGGCGACGTCGACGCAGCCGACACCACGGACGCCACCGATGCCACCGAGCCGCCCGAGGTGGCCTACGAGGTCCTCTGCCGGATGCACCACCGCCGCCGGATGACGGCGGCCCGAGCCCACGCGGTGGCGCTCGGCGCCGAGCCGCTGCCGTTCGGCTAG
- a CDS encoding ABC transporter permease: protein MTTTTPTTIDVSARSVPRLGGFSATVLGIELKRVLRNRRTLFFTLVFPAGLFFAFGGTDGWDDQAGHGNVAAYIMVSMALYGAALTAASAGATVAMERAMGWSRQLRLTPLSPVAYILIKALVALVMGAIAVAVVNAAGLFQGKPEMPAGRWVACAVLCVICTLVFAALGVFVGYLVPGENAMQVLGPGLALMSFLGNVFIPIDDHTSVIWHIAQWTPMFGVAEITRAPLTGELPWYAVVNALGWLAVFVLGAAWRMSKDTARV, encoded by the coding sequence ATGACGACCACCACCCCCACCACGATCGACGTCAGCGCGCGGAGCGTCCCGCGTCTGGGCGGGTTCAGCGCCACCGTGCTCGGCATCGAGCTCAAGCGGGTGCTGCGCAACCGCCGCACCCTCTTCTTCACCCTCGTCTTCCCGGCCGGGCTGTTCTTCGCCTTCGGCGGGACCGACGGGTGGGACGACCAGGCCGGCCACGGCAACGTGGCGGCCTACATCATGGTCTCGATGGCGCTCTACGGCGCCGCGCTCACCGCGGCCTCGGCCGGCGCCACGGTGGCCATGGAGCGCGCGATGGGCTGGTCGCGCCAGCTGCGGCTCACGCCGCTCAGCCCGGTCGCCTACATCCTCATCAAGGCCCTCGTCGCCCTGGTCATGGGCGCGATCGCGGTCGCGGTGGTCAACGCCGCGGGGCTGTTCCAGGGCAAGCCGGAGATGCCGGCCGGCCGCTGGGTCGCGTGCGCGGTGCTGTGCGTGATCTGCACGCTGGTCTTCGCCGCGCTGGGTGTCTTCGTCGGCTACCTGGTCCCCGGTGAGAACGCCATGCAGGTCCTCGGCCCCGGTCTCGCGCTGATGTCCTTCCTCGGCAACGTGTTCATCCCGATCGACGACCACACCAGCGTGATCTGGCACATCGCGCAGTGGACGCCGATGTTCGGCGTCGCGGAGATCACCCGGGCGCCGCTGACCGGTGAGCTCCCGTGGTACGCCGTCGTGAACGCCCTGGGCTGGCTCGCGGTCTTCGTCCTCGGCGCGGCGTGGCGGATGTCGAA
- a CDS encoding DUF5998 family protein yields MPLRTTDGRTDDTDRSPELRDAIDRTGYYPEVVSGSVSAAVAGERVVSFYVHHEPTFDRDEVRRHLSVMVLTPSRLIIVHTDEHAGDDLLPEPYTSTSSEAIRLSSVTSVVVTRMVTNPTSGPTPPAEAVITLGWGGVQRVDLEPAGCDDPECEADHGYTGVLASDDFSLRVSAAADGTDAVDRLLSFAEQLSARTQG; encoded by the coding sequence ATGCCCCTGCGCACCACCGACGGCCGCACCGACGACACCGACCGGAGCCCCGAGCTGCGCGACGCGATCGACCGGACCGGCTACTACCCGGAGGTCGTGTCCGGCAGCGTGAGCGCGGCCGTGGCGGGGGAGCGGGTGGTCTCGTTCTACGTCCACCACGAGCCGACCTTCGACCGCGACGAGGTGCGTCGCCACCTGTCGGTCATGGTGCTGACGCCGAGCCGGCTGATCATCGTGCACACCGACGAGCACGCGGGGGACGACCTGCTGCCCGAGCCCTACACGTCGACCTCTAGCGAGGCGATCCGGCTCAGCTCGGTGACGTCCGTCGTCGTCACCCGGATGGTCACCAACCCGACCAGCGGCCCGACGCCGCCCGCCGAGGCCGTCATCACCCTCGGGTGGGGCGGGGTGCAGCGTGTGGACCTCGAGCCGGCCGGCTGCGACGACCCCGAGTGCGAGGCCGACCACGGCTACACCGGCGTGCTGGCCTCCGACGACTTCTCCCTGCGCGTCTCCGCGGCGGCCGACGGCACCGACGCCGTCGACCGGCTGCTGTCCTTCGCCGAGCAGCTCTCGGCGCGGACCCAGGGTTGA
- a CDS encoding COG4705 family protein, which translates to MRNRAFAAPKVPAVLLLFWVVKVLTTGIGETGADFMGTVSIPLAGVVGVGGFFLALWFQLRSEEYHPVRYWLTVLGVALFGTMIADGPHVALGTPYWFDSIVYLVLLVGLLTWWQRSEGTISVHSITTARRERFYWGVVLLTFGLGTALGDATAIDFGLGFVWSIVLFGALILVPLVLWRVGLNATIAFWASYVLTRPLGASMADGMAKKPAEGGIGWGTGPVTALGLVLFAALVAYLAATHADDDHPVEQGDAAEPEELAPATP; encoded by the coding sequence ATGCGCAACCGAGCCTTCGCGGCCCCCAAGGTCCCCGCCGTCCTGCTGCTGTTCTGGGTGGTCAAGGTGCTCACCACCGGCATCGGGGAGACCGGCGCGGACTTCATGGGGACGGTGAGCATCCCGCTCGCGGGCGTCGTCGGGGTCGGCGGCTTCTTCCTGGCGCTCTGGTTCCAGCTGCGCTCGGAGGAGTACCACCCGGTGCGCTACTGGTTGACGGTGCTCGGCGTGGCCCTGTTCGGGACGATGATCGCGGACGGGCCGCACGTGGCCCTCGGGACGCCGTACTGGTTCGACTCGATCGTCTACCTGGTCCTGCTCGTCGGGCTGCTGACCTGGTGGCAGCGCAGCGAGGGCACGATCTCGGTGCATTCGATCACCACGGCCCGCCGCGAGCGGTTCTACTGGGGCGTCGTGCTGCTCACCTTCGGCCTCGGCACGGCGCTCGGTGACGCCACCGCCATCGACTTCGGACTCGGCTTCGTGTGGTCGATCGTGCTGTTCGGCGCCCTCATCCTGGTGCCGCTGGTCCTGTGGCGGGTCGGGTTGAATGCGACCATCGCCTTCTGGGCGTCCTACGTCCTGACCCGGCCGCTGGGTGCCTCGATGGCTGACGGGATGGCCAAGAAGCCGGCCGAGGGCGGCATCGGGTGGGGCACTGGGCCGGTCACCGCGCTCGGGCTGGTGCTGTTCGCGGCTCTGGTCGCCTACCTGGCGGCGACGCACGCCGACGACGACCACCCGGTGGAGCAGGGCGACGCGGCCGAGCCGGAGGAGCTGGCGCCCGCGACGCCGTAG
- a CDS encoding bifunctional acetate--CoA ligase family protein/GNAT family N-acetyltransferase, with product MTSEQTAAVAPAHWEADVILRDGKTAHIRPIRPEDAALLVEFYGRVSDRSKYYRFFSPMPHLSDRDVRRFTQVDHDQRVAFVLTLQGQMIAVGRYDVVKPGEAEVAFLVEDQHQGRGIAQILLEHLAQAARERGVERFVAEVLPDNQRMIQTFRDAGYRVVSAYEEGVLQLEFPIEPTDTAIGIMQGREHVAEAASIHRFFNPRSVAVIGASRRQDTIGQALVRNLVTGDFTGRVYAVNPSARAVSGLPTYTSVTDIQDEVDVAIVAVPAESVEDVVLDCAAKGVHGLVVISSGFAETGEEGRQRQRRLVGLSRSYGVRLIGPNALGIINTDPEVSLNASLAGILPPKGRAGFFCQSGALGSAILEKVNNRGLGLSTFVSAGNRADVSGNDLLQYWEEDESTEVVMMYLESIGNPRKFSRIARRVSLRKPIIAVRSGRTTQGVPMGHAVRKIAAPPQAVDAMFRQAGVIQVDTLEDMFDVAQLAAHQPLPRGRRVAIVGNSDALGLLAADAAAAAGLVVNKQVALSTEPTAEDFEDALDDAIDDPDIDSVVVVYIPPLNVAGEQIANVLAAVGEQSDKPLVSTFLGAEGIPELLRVPDVAGATAGRGSVPSYPAVEAAVRALARVVEYAVWLRTPDGRAPEVESIDPAAAQAVIGPVLAAHPDGTDLDRDDLTTLLAAYGIELWPAVPVTTLKQAQKVGRELGWDVVLKATAEHLRERPDQAHVVRGIDSPSGMRDAWEDLTAVIDDPEAASFVVQRNAPPGVPIAIRSLEDPLFGPVVSFGISGPIIELLADVAYRIPPIYQHDAASMVREVRSSPMLFGYRGGEVVDVEEVERLIQRVSQLQNDLPQIRSLELGLVLAGAHGSSVLTASARVEPVSDPRSDWFVRRMPSAGGDTIPG from the coding sequence GTGACCAGTGAGCAGACGGCGGCGGTGGCGCCGGCGCACTGGGAGGCCGATGTCATCCTGCGGGACGGGAAGACGGCTCACATCCGGCCGATCCGGCCGGAGGACGCGGCGCTGCTGGTGGAGTTCTACGGGCGGGTGTCGGACCGGTCGAAGTACTACCGGTTCTTCTCGCCCATGCCGCACCTGTCCGACCGGGACGTGCGGCGGTTCACGCAGGTGGACCACGACCAGCGGGTGGCGTTCGTGCTGACGCTGCAGGGGCAGATGATCGCGGTCGGGCGCTACGACGTGGTCAAGCCGGGGGAGGCGGAGGTCGCGTTCCTCGTCGAGGACCAGCACCAGGGGCGGGGGATCGCGCAGATCCTGCTGGAGCACCTGGCGCAGGCGGCGCGGGAGCGCGGGGTCGAGCGGTTCGTGGCGGAGGTGCTCCCCGACAACCAGCGGATGATCCAGACGTTCCGGGACGCGGGCTACCGGGTGGTGAGCGCCTACGAGGAAGGGGTGCTTCAGCTGGAGTTCCCGATCGAGCCGACCGACACCGCGATCGGGATCATGCAGGGCCGCGAGCACGTGGCCGAGGCGGCGTCGATCCACCGGTTCTTCAACCCGCGCTCGGTGGCGGTGATCGGCGCGAGCCGGCGCCAGGACACGATCGGGCAGGCGCTGGTGCGCAACCTGGTCACCGGGGACTTCACCGGGCGGGTGTACGCCGTGAACCCGAGCGCCCGCGCGGTGTCCGGGCTGCCGACGTACACCAGCGTCACCGACATCCAGGACGAGGTCGACGTCGCGATCGTCGCCGTGCCGGCGGAGTCGGTGGAGGACGTGGTCCTGGACTGCGCGGCCAAGGGCGTGCACGGGCTCGTGGTCATCTCCAGCGGCTTCGCGGAGACCGGCGAGGAGGGACGGCAGCGGCAGCGGCGGCTGGTCGGGCTGTCCCGCTCGTACGGCGTGCGGCTGATCGGCCCGAACGCCCTCGGCATCATCAACACCGACCCCGAGGTGAGCCTCAACGCCAGCCTGGCCGGCATCCTGCCGCCGAAGGGCCGGGCCGGGTTCTTCTGCCAGTCCGGTGCGCTGGGCTCGGCGATCCTGGAGAAGGTCAACAACCGCGGCCTGGGCCTCTCGACCTTCGTCAGCGCCGGCAACCGCGCGGACGTGTCCGGCAACGACCTCCTGCAGTACTGGGAGGAGGACGAGTCGACCGAGGTCGTGATGATGTACCTCGAGTCGATCGGCAACCCGCGCAAGTTCAGCCGGATCGCGCGCCGGGTGAGCCTGCGCAAGCCGATCATCGCGGTGCGCTCGGGCCGCACGACGCAGGGCGTGCCGATGGGCCACGCGGTGCGCAAGATCGCGGCGCCGCCGCAGGCCGTGGACGCCATGTTCCGCCAGGCCGGGGTGATCCAGGTGGACACCCTCGAGGACATGTTCGACGTGGCCCAGCTGGCCGCCCACCAGCCGCTGCCGCGCGGGCGGCGCGTGGCCATCGTCGGCAACTCCGACGCGCTGGGGCTGCTGGCCGCGGACGCCGCCGCGGCCGCCGGGCTCGTGGTCAACAAGCAGGTCGCGCTGAGCACGGAGCCCACGGCCGAGGACTTCGAGGACGCCCTCGACGACGCCATCGACGACCCCGACATCGACTCCGTGGTCGTGGTCTACATCCCGCCGCTCAACGTGGCCGGCGAGCAGATCGCCAACGTGCTGGCCGCGGTCGGTGAGCAGTCCGACAAGCCGCTGGTCTCGACGTTCCTCGGCGCCGAGGGCATCCCCGAGCTGCTGCGCGTGCCCGACGTCGCCGGCGCGACCGCGGGCCGCGGCTCGGTGCCGTCCTACCCCGCCGTCGAGGCCGCCGTCCGCGCGCTCGCCCGCGTCGTGGAGTACGCCGTGTGGCTGCGCACCCCCGACGGCCGCGCGCCCGAGGTCGAGTCGATCGACCCGGCGGCCGCGCAGGCCGTCATCGGCCCCGTGCTGGCCGCGCACCCCGACGGCACCGACCTCGACCGCGACGACCTGACCACCCTGCTCGCGGCGTACGGCATCGAGCTGTGGCCGGCCGTGCCGGTGACCACGCTCAAGCAGGCCCAGAAGGTCGGCCGCGAGCTCGGCTGGGACGTGGTGCTCAAGGCCACCGCCGAGCACCTGCGCGAGCGGCCCGACCAGGCCCACGTGGTGCGCGGCATCGACAGCCCGAGCGGGATGCGTGACGCCTGGGAGGACCTCACCGCGGTCATCGACGACCCCGAGGCCGCGTCGTTCGTGGTCCAGCGCAACGCCCCGCCCGGCGTACCCATCGCCATCCGCAGCCTCGAGGACCCGCTCTTCGGGCCGGTCGTCTCCTTCGGCATCTCCGGGCCGATCATCGAGCTGCTCGCGGACGTGGCCTACCGGATCCCGCCGATCTACCAGCACGACGCCGCCTCGATGGTCCGCGAGGTGCGCAGCTCGCCGATGCTGTTCGGCTACCGCGGGGGCGAGGTCGTCGACGTCGAGGAGGTGGAGCGGCTCATCCAGCGGGTCTCGCAGCTGCAGAACGACCTGCCCCAGATCCGCTCGCTCGAGCTCGGCCTGGTCCTGGCCGGCGCCCACGGCTCCAGCGTCCTCACCGCCTCCGCGCGTGTGGAGCCGGTGAGCGATCCGCGCTCGGACTGGTTCGTGCGCCGGATGCCGTCGGCCGGAGGGGACACCATCCCTGGATGA
- the panB gene encoding 3-methyl-2-oxobutanoate hydroxymethyltransferase: MSEETAPYGTGPSSAPAPVRKVRTHHLREMKERGEKFTMLTAYEQYAAQTFDEAGIDVLLVGDSASNNVYGNETSLPVTVDELIPLTRAVSRSARRALVVGDLPFGSYQASPEQAYLTAVRFMKEGGAHCVKLEGGVEMAPQIERLTRGGVPVMAHIGFTPQSEHALGGYRVQGRGETSARLLADAEAVQDAGAFAVVMEMVPGDVAGEVTRKLRIPTIGIGAGNETDGQVLVWQDAFGLRTGKMARFVKQYADLHGVLLDAAQAFAEDVKGGTFPGPEHTF, from the coding sequence ATGAGTGAAGAGACCGCCCCCTACGGCACCGGGCCGAGCAGTGCGCCGGCCCCCGTGCGGAAGGTGCGCACGCACCACCTGCGGGAGATGAAGGAGCGCGGCGAGAAGTTCACGATGCTCACCGCCTACGAGCAGTACGCCGCGCAGACCTTCGACGAGGCGGGCATCGACGTCCTGCTGGTCGGCGACAGCGCGTCCAACAACGTCTACGGCAACGAGACGTCGCTGCCGGTGACCGTCGACGAGCTGATCCCGCTCACGCGGGCGGTGAGCCGGTCCGCGCGCCGGGCGCTGGTGGTCGGTGACCTGCCGTTCGGCTCCTACCAGGCCTCGCCGGAGCAGGCCTACCTGACCGCGGTCCGGTTCATGAAGGAGGGCGGCGCCCACTGCGTCAAGCTCGAGGGCGGCGTGGAGATGGCGCCGCAGATCGAGCGGCTGACGCGCGGCGGCGTACCGGTCATGGCGCACATCGGCTTCACGCCTCAGTCCGAACACGCGCTGGGCGGCTACCGGGTCCAGGGCCGGGGTGAGACGTCCGCGCGCCTGCTGGCCGACGCCGAGGCGGTACAGGACGCCGGCGCGTTCGCGGTGGTCATGGAGATGGTGCCGGGCGACGTGGCCGGGGAGGTCACCCGCAAGCTGCGCATCCCCACCATCGGCATCGGCGCCGGGAACGAGACCGACGGCCAGGTGCTGGTCTGGCAGGACGCCTTCGGGCTGCGGACCGGCAAGATGGCCCGCTTCGTCAAGCAGTACGCCGATCTGCACGGCGTCCTCCTCGACGCCGCCCAGGCCTTCGCCGAGGACGTCAAGGGCGGCACCTTCCCGGGGCCCGAGCACACCTTCTAG
- a CDS encoding DUF2000 family protein, translated as MRFDTKIAVLVRDDLESWQRLNVTAFLVSGIAGAHPQLMGEAYEDADGTTYLPLLGQPVVVLEADAQTLRAAHQRALGRELAMSVYTREMFSTGHDEANRAAVRAVRRDELDLVGLAVFGPKNGVDKTVKGAHLHP; from the coding sequence GTGAGGTTCGACACCAAGATCGCCGTGCTCGTCCGCGACGACCTCGAGTCCTGGCAGCGGCTGAACGTGACCGCGTTCCTGGTCAGCGGGATCGCCGGCGCCCACCCGCAGCTGATGGGCGAGGCCTACGAGGACGCCGACGGCACGACGTACCTGCCCCTGCTGGGCCAGCCCGTCGTCGTGCTCGAGGCCGACGCCCAGACCCTCCGCGCGGCCCACCAGCGCGCGCTCGGCCGGGAGCTGGCCATGAGCGTCTACACCCGCGAGATGTTCTCGACCGGCCACGACGAGGCCAACCGGGCCGCGGTGCGCGCCGTGCGCCGCGACGAGCTGGACCTGGTCGGGCTGGCGGTCTTCGGGCCCAAGAACGGCGTGGACAAGACGGTCAAAGGAGCCCACCTGCACCCCTGA
- a CDS encoding alkaline phosphatase family protein, with the protein MSGFVEPAYGRRALGDVVPAVGCALGTDVLPAPTGLTLPEAPAYVVFLVDGLGANLLQRYAEHAPYLASLLTDHEPGTAGVPSTTATSLTSLGTGLTPGTHGLVGFTSRVPETGKLLNALFWDKSVDPLQWQPHPTAFSRLTDAGVRVDVVNKREFDRSGLTIAAHRGAGYIGADRIGERIAAAVAGSARHPSLTYLYDGDLDWTGHRYGVDSPQWLQQLAAIDAETVQLREALPDEVRLVVVADHGMVDSTAASRLDVDDHPELRDGLVLLGGEARFRHLYVADGAASSVAACWAETLGDRAEVLTRAQAVDRGWFGAVTELVGPRLGDVVVAARGDLALFSSRDFAYEMSLVGLHGSLTPDEMLIPILVG; encoded by the coding sequence TTGAGCGGCTTCGTCGAGCCCGCCTACGGCCGCCGCGCACTCGGGGACGTCGTCCCGGCGGTCGGCTGCGCGCTCGGCACCGACGTGCTGCCCGCGCCGACCGGGCTCACCCTGCCCGAGGCGCCGGCGTACGTCGTGTTCCTGGTCGACGGGCTCGGCGCCAACCTCCTGCAGCGGTACGCCGAGCACGCGCCGTACCTCGCCTCCCTGCTGACCGACCACGAGCCGGGCACGGCCGGCGTGCCGTCGACCACGGCCACGAGCCTCACCTCGCTGGGCACCGGGCTGACCCCGGGCACCCACGGCCTGGTCGGCTTCACCAGCCGGGTGCCCGAGACCGGCAAGCTGCTCAACGCGCTGTTCTGGGACAAGTCGGTCGACCCGCTGCAGTGGCAGCCGCACCCGACGGCGTTCTCCCGGCTCACCGACGCCGGCGTCCGCGTCGACGTGGTCAACAAGCGCGAGTTCGACCGGAGCGGGCTGACCATCGCCGCGCACCGCGGCGCCGGCTACATCGGCGCCGACCGGATCGGCGAGCGGATCGCCGCCGCGGTCGCGGGCTCCGCGCGGCACCCGTCGCTGACCTACCTCTACGACGGCGACCTCGACTGGACCGGCCACCGCTACGGCGTCGACTCCCCGCAGTGGCTCCAGCAGCTCGCCGCGATCGACGCGGAGACCGTCCAGCTGCGCGAGGCGCTGCCCGACGAGGTCCGCCTCGTGGTGGTCGCCGACCACGGCATGGTCGACTCCACCGCGGCCTCGCGCCTCGACGTCGACGACCACCCGGAGCTGCGCGACGGGCTGGTGCTGCTGGGCGGCGAGGCCCGCTTCCGCCACCTGTACGTCGCCGACGGCGCCGCGTCCTCGGTCGCCGCCTGCTGGGCCGAGACGCTCGGCGACCGCGCCGAGGTGCTCACCCGCGCGCAGGCGGTCGACCGCGGCTGGTTCGGCGCCGTCACCGAGCTCGTGGGGCCCCGCCTGGGCGACGTGGTGGTCGCGGCCCGCGGCGACCTGGCCCTGTTCTCCAGCAGGGACTTCGCCTACGAGATGAGCCTGGTCGGCCTGCACGGCTCGCTCACGCCGGACGAGATGCTCATCCCGATCCTGGTCGGCTGA
- a CDS encoding VOC family protein — MTPTPITPCLWFDDQLEEAAAFYTSVFPDSSVGHLTRYPEGGPGAPGTVMAGEFTLRGTTFRAINGGPELAGFHESVSFSVTCADQAEVDHYWEALSADGGETRVCGWLRDRFGLSWQIVPRRFFELAADPDPARAAAATGAMLQMTRIVVADLESAADEVGSSRSAG; from the coding sequence ATGACGCCCACCCCCATCACCCCCTGCCTCTGGTTCGACGACCAGCTCGAGGAGGCGGCGGCCTTCTACACCTCGGTCTTCCCGGACTCCTCCGTCGGGCACCTGACCCGCTACCCGGAGGGCGGACCGGGCGCACCAGGGACGGTGATGGCCGGGGAGTTCACGCTGCGAGGCACGACCTTCCGCGCCATCAACGGCGGGCCGGAGCTCGCGGGGTTCCACGAGTCAGTGTCGTTCTCGGTGACCTGCGCCGACCAGGCCGAGGTCGACCACTACTGGGAGGCGCTGTCGGCCGACGGGGGCGAGACGCGGGTGTGCGGGTGGCTGCGGGACCGCTTCGGGCTGTCGTGGCAGATCGTGCCGCGGCGGTTCTTCGAGCTGGCCGCGGACCCCGACCCGGCGCGGGCTGCGGCCGCGACCGGGGCGATGCTGCAGATGACCAGGATCGTCGTCGCGGACCTCGAGTCGGCGGCGGACGAGGTGGGGTCCTCGCGGTCCGCCGGGTGA
- a CDS encoding AraC family transcriptional regulator, which produces MPGTSATSERVRAWRPAVPGLAEVLHAHFDAHAYPAHVHESWTVLLVDAGGVDYTLDGRAQQAVAQRVTVLPPYVSHDGRSASPGGFDKRVLYVDERWLPASLTGAALRHPSFDDPGLARAVSAVHASLADPLEAESRLALVTERIAGHLSAAGPSPDRDPGLARLVRARLDTDHPPTLDALARELGTHPSHLVRVFRREHGLPPHRYVVGRRLDRARRLLLDGVPAAEVAVAVGFHDQSHLTRHFRALLGTTPGRFRMAA; this is translated from the coding sequence ATGCCCGGGACCAGCGCGACCAGCGAGCGGGTGCGCGCCTGGCGCCCGGCGGTGCCCGGGCTGGCCGAGGTGCTGCACGCCCACTTCGACGCCCACGCCTACCCGGCCCACGTGCACGAGTCGTGGACGGTGCTGCTGGTCGACGCCGGCGGCGTGGACTACACGCTGGACGGCCGCGCTCAGCAGGCCGTGGCGCAGCGGGTGACCGTCCTGCCGCCGTACGTCTCCCACGACGGCCGGTCGGCTTCGCCGGGTGGCTTCGACAAGCGCGTGCTGTACGTCGACGAGCGGTGGCTCCCGGCGTCGCTCACCGGCGCCGCGCTGCGCCACCCCTCCTTCGACGACCCGGGGCTGGCCCGCGCGGTCTCCGCGGTCCACGCCTCGCTCGCCGACCCGCTCGAGGCCGAGTCCCGCCTCGCGCTGGTCACCGAGCGGATCGCGGGCCACCTGTCGGCCGCCGGTCCGAGCCCGGACCGCGATCCCGGCCTGGCCCGGTTGGTCCGGGCCCGCCTGGACACCGACCACCCACCCACGCTCGACGCCCTGGCTCGCGAGCTCGGCACCCACCCCTCGCACCTGGTCCGCGTGTTCCGCCGCGAGCACGGGCTGCCGCCGCACCGCTACGTCGTCGGGCGTCGCCTCGACCGGGCCCGGCGGCTGCTGCTCGACGGCGTCCCGGCCGCCGAGGTCGCGGTGGCCGTCGGCTTCCACGACCAGTCCCACCTGACCCGGCACTTCAGGGCGCTGCTCGGCACCACGCCCGGACGGTTCAGGATGGCTGCGTGA
- a CDS encoding ABC transporter ATP-binding protein, with translation MTQNQTPAVALHGVTKKFGAVEAVRGIDLELHQGEIVAFLGPNGAGKTTTIDMVLGLSQPTTGTVQVLGMEPRQAIARGLVSAVMQTGGLLKDLSVRETVQYTASLFADTRAVDDVLANAGITGIADRKVAKCSGGEQQRLRFAMALLSDPALLLLDEPTTGMDVEGRRTFWSAIRRDAEQGRTVLFATHYLEEADQYADRIVLVSKGKIVADGSGAEIRALASGRSIRATVTDVDTEHLAALGGVDGVEVRGDSVLIHAKDSDVVARYLLTETDARDLEITAKGLEDAFLSLTGNEE, from the coding sequence ATGACCCAGAACCAGACGCCGGCGGTCGCGCTGCACGGCGTGACCAAGAAGTTCGGTGCGGTCGAGGCGGTCCGCGGCATCGACCTCGAGCTGCACCAGGGCGAGATCGTGGCCTTCCTCGGGCCCAACGGCGCCGGCAAGACCACGACCATCGACATGGTGCTCGGCCTGTCGCAGCCGACCACGGGCACCGTGCAGGTGCTCGGCATGGAGCCGCGGCAGGCCATCGCGCGCGGCCTGGTCTCGGCGGTCATGCAGACCGGCGGGCTGCTCAAGGACCTCAGCGTCCGCGAGACCGTGCAGTACACCGCCAGCCTCTTCGCCGACACCCGGGCGGTCGACGACGTCCTGGCCAACGCCGGCATCACCGGCATCGCCGACCGCAAGGTCGCCAAGTGCTCGGGTGGTGAGCAGCAGCGGCTCCGCTTCGCGATGGCGCTGCTCTCCGACCCGGCCCTGCTGCTGCTGGACGAGCCGACGACCGGCATGGACGTCGAGGGCCGGCGCACGTTCTGGTCGGCGATCCGGCGCGACGCCGAGCAGGGCCGCACGGTGCTGTTCGCGACGCACTACCTCGAGGAGGCCGACCAGTACGCCGACCGCATCGTGCTGGTCAGCAAGGGCAAGATCGTGGCCGACGGCTCGGGCGCGGAGATCCGGGCGCTGGCCTCGGGCCGCTCGATCCGCGCCACCGTCACCGACGTCGACACCGAGCACCTGGCCGCCCTCGGCGGCGTGGACGGCGTCGAGGTGCGCGGTGACTCCGTGCTCATCCACGCCAAGGACAGCGACGTGGTCGCGCGCTACCTGCTGACCGAGACCGACGCACGCGACCTGGAGATCACCGCCAAGGGGCTCGAGGACGCGTTCCTCAGCCTGACCGGGAACGAGGAGTGA